The following coding sequences lie in one Arachis stenosperma cultivar V10309 chromosome 5, arast.V10309.gnm1.PFL2, whole genome shotgun sequence genomic window:
- the LOC130981702 gene encoding histone H3.3 → MARTKQTARKSTGGKAPRKQLATKAARKSAPTTGGVKKPHRYRPGTVALREIRKYQKSTELLIRKLPFQRLVREIAQDFKTDLRFQSHAVLALQEAAEAYLVGLFEDTNLCAIHAKRVTIMPKDIQLARRIRGERA, encoded by the exons ATGGCACGTACGAAGCAAACCGCTCGCAAATCTACCGGTGGAAAGGCTCCAAGGAAGCAACTCGCAACTAAG GCAGCAAGAAAGTCTGCCCCTACCACCGGTGGAGTGAAGAAGCCCCACAGATACCGCCCAGGAACCGTAGCTCTTCG TGAAATTCGCAAGTATCAGAAAAGTACTGAACTGTTGATCAGGAAACTGCCCTTCCAACGTCTTGTTCGTGAAATTGCCCAAGACTTCAAG ACGGATTTGAGGTTCCAGAGCCATGCTGTTCTTGCTCTTCAGGAAGCTGCAGAAGCTTATCTTGTTGGATTGTTTGAGGATACTAATCTGTGCGCCATCCATGCTAAGCGGGTGACCATAATGCCCAAGGACATCCAGCTTGCTAGGCGGATTCGTGGTGAAAGGGCTTAA
- the LOC130980450 gene encoding protein FAR-RED ELONGATED HYPOCOTYL 3-like, translating into MSVHRTIENNEEAGIRPSKTYQSFVAAAGGHHELNFIEKDVRNYITREVRNISEQENAKKFGKYLLRMKEKNQNFFFELELEGDQSIKLAFWADARSRAAFEYFGDVILFDTTYNTNRDWNDFLLKYGLMDNKWLSDLYEDHHIWVPIYLDHHFWAGIKSTQRSESMHSFFNKFITRNSSLIQFVKQYDNCLGSREQAERESNDADFHAVIPCATKSSIEAQFQHVNTHQKFRKVQAQFRGNSNCITRLTNSALGYSVYEVGEQVFSSIFNKFVITYDSVAAQVKCQCLLFESRESKELAAIMHRAYDNVMVEMEELKAKRKGTCLLSHEDPNLESVNELQSPPMLNLFDAASVVRPNSSQYQGRIMNYQFREPAVGDSFLDV; encoded by the exons atgtccgTTCATCGTACAATAGAGAATAACGAGGAAGCTGGTATCAGACCAAGCAAAACTTACCAATCATTCGTTGCGGCAGCTGGCGGTCACCAcgagttaaattttattgaaaaggaTGTGAGGAATTACATCACGAGAGAAGTGCGGAATATTTCGGAACAAGAAAATGCAAAGAAATTCGGAAAATATttattaagaatgaaagagaagaatcagaatttcttttttgagcttGAACTCGAGGGCGATCAATCGATTAAGCTGGCTTTTTGGGCCGATGCAAGGAGCAGAGCTGCCTTTGAGTATTTCGGAGATGTTATTTTATTTGacaccacctacaatacaaaTAG GGATTGGAATGATTTTCTGTTGAAGTATGGTCTTATGGataacaagtggctttcag ATCTTTACGAAGATCatcatatatgggttccaattTATCTAGATCACCACTTCTGGGCAGGGATAAaaagcacacaaaggagcgagagcatgcattcattttttaacaagttcATTACACGGAACAGCTCGCTTATCCAATTTGTCAAACAATACGATAATTGCCTCGGAAGCAGGgagcaagcagagagagaatcaAATGATGCAGATTTTCATGCGGTCATACCGTGTGCAACTAAATCCTCCATTGAAGCTCAATTTCAACATGTGAACACTCACCAAAAGTTTAGGAAAGTCCAAGCACAATTCAGAGGAAATTCGAATTGCATCACAAGATTAACGAACTCCGCTCTAGGCTATTCAGTATACGAAGTTGGAGAACAAGTTTTCAGCTCAATATTCAACAAGTTTGTGATTACTTACGACTCAGTAGCAGCCCAAGTGAAATGccaatgcttattattcgagtcAAGAG AATCGAAGGAGCTGGCTGCCATTATGCACCGTGCATACGATAACGTCATGGTTGAGATGGAAGAACTGAAAGCCAAAAGGAAGGGGACATGTTTGTTATCTCATGAAGATCCCAATTTAGAATccgttaacgagcttcaaagcccTCCAATG TTAAACCTCTTTGATGCTGCATCAGTGGTGCGTCCAAATTCCAGCCAATATCAAGGACGTATTATGAATTATCAGTTCAGGGAACCAGCAGTAGGGGATAGTTTTTTAGATGTATAG
- the LOC130979478 gene encoding uncharacterized protein LOC130979478, whose protein sequence is MGASESTLQAPGDKITTVTERSAASDPILDKLKSLKLTSPILTSPPTEGTLTEILVRRPSSSVPAIVNPKVILELFSIYREWQEEKAEKISKRQEEIENKIEVADALAIKLLQRYNYSMSTMRTTSQHLSGVHSLQVEIGELKGRLTEVINNCDALCKRIAAEGPESLRSSVKPFAFSTVDKDKNLASPSSLPTVSETNSPSTDA, encoded by the exons ATGGGTGCTTCAGAGTCTACTCTACAA GCACCGGGTGACAAAATCACCACCGTAACTGAGCGATCCGCAGCCTCTGACCCCATCTTGGACAAGCTCAAATCCCTCAAACTG ACATCGCCCATTCTAACGTCTCCCCCAACAGAGGGTACCTTGACTGAGATCTTGGTGAGAAGGCCTTCCTCCTCAGTTCCAG CTATAGTGAATCCAAAGGTTATACTGGAGCTCTTCTCAATCTATCGTGAGTGGCAAGAGGAAAAGGCTGAAAAAATCAGCAAAAGACAG GAGGAGatagaaaacaaaatagaagTCGCAGATGCTCTGGCAATCAAACTTCTTCAGAGATATAACTACTCCATGTCCACAATGAGGACTACTTCACAGCATCTATCGGGAG TTCATTCACTTCAGGTGGAAATTGGTGAGCTCAAAGGAAGGTTGACTGAAGTTATCAATAACTGCGACGCATTGTGCAAGAGGATTGCAGCAGAGGGCCCAGAATCTCTCCGATCTTCTGTCAAGCCCTTCGCATTTTCTACAGTTGACAAAGATAAAAACTTAGCCTCACCCTCTAGTTTGCCAACAGTTTCAGAAACAAATTCACCTTCTACTGATGCATAG
- the LOC130983029 gene encoding GDP-mannose 4,6 dehydratase 1 gives MSSTGSGSAPNGEATPPSQRKVALITGITGQDGSYLTEFLMEKGYEVHGLIRRSSNFNTQRIEHIYVDPHNAHKARMKLHYADLSDASSLRRWLDTILPDEVYNLAAQSHVAVSFEIPDYTADVVATGALRLLEAVRSHISATGRSHIRYYQAGSSEMFGSTPPPQDETTPFHPRSPYAASKCAAHWYTVNYREAYGIFACNGILFNHESPRRGENFVTRKITRAVGRIKIGLQRKLFLGNLQASRDWGFAGDYVEAMWLMLQQEKPDDYVVATEESHTVEEFLEVAFGHVGLNWRDHVAIDKRYFRPTEVDNLKGDATKAKKVLGWKPRVGFEQLVKMMVDQDVELAKKEKVLVDAGYIDAQQQP, from the coding sequence ATGTCGTCCACCGGATCCGGATCCGCCCCCAACGGCGAAGCCACTCCGCCGTCGCAACGCAAGGTGGCTCTGATAACCGGAATCACGGGTCAGGACGGTTCCTACCTGACGGAATTCTTGATGGAGAAGGGTTACGAGGTGCACGGCCTCATCCGCCGTTCCTCCAACTTCAACACGCAGCGGATCGAGCACATATACGTGGACCCACACAACGCCCACAAAGCACGCATGAAGCTCCACTACGCCGACCTCTCCGACGCCTCCTCCCTCCGCCGATGGCTCGACACCATCCTCCCCGACGAGGTCTACAACCTCGCCGCCCAGTCCCACGTCGCAGTCTCCTTCGAGATCCCCGACTACACCGCCGACGTCGTCGCCACCGGGGCCCTCCGCCTTCTGGAGGCCGTGCGCTCCCACATCTCCGCCACCGGGCGCTCGCACATCCGGTATTACCAGGCGGGATCCTCGGAGATGTTCGGGTCTACACCACCCCCTCAGGACGAGACCACACCGTTTCACCCGAGATCCCCTTACGCTGCATCCAAGTGCGCGGCGCACTGGTACACCGTCAATTACCGCGAGGCCTACGGGATCTTCGCCTGCAACGGCATCCTCTTTAACCACGAGTCTCCTCGCAGAGGTGAGAATTTTGTGACGCGCAAGATCACGCGGGCCGTGGGCCGGATCAAGATCGGGCTTCAGAGAAAGCTCTTCTTGGGGAATCTTCAGGCTTCTAGGGATTGGGGTTTCGCCGGGGATTACGTGGAGGCTATGTGGCTGATGCTGCAGCAGGAGAAGCCCGACGACTATGTGGTGGCCACGGAGGAGTCTCACACCGTCGAAGAGTTCCTGGAGGTGGCGTTCGGTCATGTGGGCCTGAATTGGAGGGACCATGTTGCTATTGACAAGAGGTATTTTAGGCCCACTGAGGTGGATAACCTCAAGGGTGATGCTACAAAGGCCAAGAAGGTGCTTGGGTGGAAGCCCAGGGTGGGCTTTGAGCAGCTCGTCAAGATGATGGTCGATCAGGATGTTGAGTTGGCTAAGAAGGAGAAGGTTCTTGTTGATGCTGGCTACATTGATGCTCAGCAACAACCTTGA
- the LOC130980451 gene encoding uncharacterized protein LOC130980451: MYLANASDATRCKAFPTTLTKAAMKWFDSLPPRSVTSFDDLSRKFLMRFSIQKDKVKHAPSLLGVKQEVGEPLRSMERFNKACLKIQDLPTEAVIMGLVNGLREGSFSQSISKRHPTSLNDVQERAEKYINMEENARLRESNWRPGHSHLSKEKERESKKKEEIGMEKPRRYHSYTPLKVSLVDVYSEICHTERLPPPRPIKNKKGGSRSDYCEYHKMYGHPTNDCYDLKNVIEKLAREGRLDRYLVERSDNHGKRKREDSDRRDPPPQT, translated from the coding sequence ATGTACCTGGCCAACGCTTCTGATGCCactcgctgcaaagcctttccgaCCACCTTgacgaaagcagcgatgaagtggttcgatagcctccctcCAAGGTCGGTCACGAGCTTCGACGACCTCTCGCGGAAATTCCTGATGCGATTCTCTATACAGAAAGACAAGGTAAAGCACGCACCAAGCCTCCTGGGTGTGAAACAAGAGGTCGGAGAACCTTTGAGAagcatggaaaggttcaacaaagcgtGCTTGAAAATTCAAGActtgcccacagaggcagtaatCATGGGCCTAGTAAATGGGCTCAGGGAAGGCTCTTTCTCCCAGTCCATATCAAAAAGGCACCCTACCTCCCTAAACgatgtacaggaaagagctgaaaagtacatcaacatggaggaaaatgctAGACTACGAGAGTCGAATTGGCGGCCTGGACACTCTCACCTGtcgaaagaaaaagagagagaatccAAGAAGAAAGAGGAGATTGGCATGGAAAAGCCAAGGAGATATCACTCTTACACTCCTCTGAAAGTCTCCCTAGTCGATGTGTATAGTGAAATTTGCCACACTGAAAGGCTTCCACCCCCTAGGCCCATCAAGAACAAAAAGGGGGGAAGTCGCAGCGACTATTGCGAATACCACAAAATGTACGGCCATCCTacaaacgactgttacgacctcaaaaatgtgatagaaaagttGGCCAGAGAAGGTCGGCTCGACAGATATCTCGTAGAAAGGTCGGACAATCACGGAAAAAGGAAGCGAGAGGACAGTGATCGAAGAGACCCACCACCACAGACCTAG